Genomic segment of Apium graveolens strain L.+W99A mitochondrion, complete genome:
GGTAAGTATAGAGAGCCAGACGGCTCGTGAAGAGAGAAACCATCTGCCCCATCTATTGACTTAGATGAGGAGTCTCGTCTTGAGCACGAAACCTGCTCTGAGTAGTCTTTGCGAGGCGTCCCTTTGATCTTTCTCAAAAAGGTAGGTTAATGTCTGGCTTTCAGCGCCCGTGTTCAACACGTGTTAAAGGCAGCTAAAATGCCCAACTAGAATTCGATTTGAGCTTAGCTTAGCTCTTTCTAGAGATTCTTGGCCAGGAAATGGAAGAGAAGTTTTGGAATAAAGTGAATTAGTTATCTAATGGTGCAAAGAAGTGCTAGCAAGTGAGTATACACAGCCTTAGCTTGACTTGTAACACCAGAGACAAATCCTGTAACACCAGCTTGTAGTGGTTTAGGGATGAACTCTGATGCTTTTTCTTGAACTTGTGCATCAGGAATTGGATCTGCAGTTGCCTTCCTCTTTCTGGTAAGCTGAGTGGCTTCTTGTTCATTGTCTTCAAAGAGAAACTCTGCCTTTGTAGAATCAGCAATTGTGACAAGAGTTTTCTTTGGAACTTCCTTTTCTACCACCACCTTGCCCTTTCCCTTATCAAGAGTTTCAGCAGTCCTAGACCTAGTGATTGGTCTGTTTGATTGAGTTGAATGGATTGGCTCTTTTATGGATATACCTTTCAAAACAGGCTTGCTTGGCAGGTTGGTAGCTTCCTTCTTCTTAGAATCCACAGCAGAAGTCTGATCCTTGGCTTTTTCTAGAGCTCTAGCCTTGCTAAACTCTTCGAATGCTTTTCTTGCTTCCTCAAGGTCAGCTCCTGGATTCTCTTTAGCAAACAGCTTAAAAGAAGCATAATCATCAAGCTTCATCAATTTAGGATCTTTGTAATATATACTGACAGACTTCTTACCAAACTTCACAGTTTGCATGAACTTATCAGCATCAGCACTATCTTCAATCAATTTATCTTCAGGAAAAAGAGGATATTAAAGAAAGTTCTTTTAGCTGAGGAGACAGTGCAACAAGCTCCAGAAATGCAACCTTGGAGTGATAAGGTTGATGAGCCTGTGCATTTGTCTAGTGATGATGAAGCTCTGCTAGAGCAGCAAAAGAAGACTGCAAAAGTACTTGAATTTGATTGGTACTCAACAAATGAAGAAGCTTTAAACTCTGCCAATCAACAAGCTACAGAGGCAGCTAGAGCTGAAGCTGACTTAATAGCTAATGATCCTCTACATGGGTTAAGCACACAAGAACCACCTGTTCAAAGTTCAGGTGCACGCCAAGAAGAAGCTGGACAGAGCACACAAGAACCTTCAACTCAAAGGGATGAAGCAGCCCTTGTAGTCCATGTCGCACAAGAACCATTTGGTCAAAGTCCAAATGAAGACAACTTCAACTCTGATGTTCTTGATGTTCAACCTCTTGCTGCCATTCCATTTGATGCTTCAGTCTCTGATTATGAAGCCACTTAAAATCTAGCAGGAGAGGATGATCTACAAGAAGGTACAAATGCTTCAAATATTTCATCAGAGTTTATTTAGAATACATACACTGATGGGATGACCATGGAGAGCCCCTCTAAGGAGGATTCCCCTCTTCATGTGACCACAAAAATCCCTTCTCAGCCACCTCTTGTTTCTGTAAGTATGAGTGCACTGAGCCTTTCTAGTGAGCTAGAGAGCACAATTGAGAAAATCTCTAGTGAGAGGCAGGCTCCTGACCTGGCAGAAGGAGAGGTAGATAAGAGTCAGAACCTAGAGGTTCCTTGTGAGGCTGAGAAATTGACTATTGAAAGTCAATGTAAGGGGGAGGTGAGGAATGATGAGATCATTCAAGAAACATAAGGAGAGTTAGGTGTTACTAGTTCTGTTCTTGTTTCAGGAAATCATACTGTAAACTCTGACAGCTCAAGTTCTGATGATGAAGAAGCTTATTCTGATACTGGCTATGACTCTGATAAAGCTAAAATATGCTATAAAGATCAAAAATGGCCAAAAGATGCCAAGCATGTAGAAGAAGAATTTGGTTTGAGTCTTGATAATTTGAAGCTGGTTATTGATTTTCAATATCAAGATGTCAAGGATGGTGGCATGAAGGCTGAAAAGAAAGAAGAAGTTCTCTAATGGTGCAAAAGAAGTGCAAAAGAAGTGCTAGCAAGTGAGTAGACCTATATACGGTATACGAACGATAGAAGAAAGAGTGTATAGAATACAATAGAATTTGGAAGAAGTATAGAACTCTAGTTCTTTTCTGGTCGAGCTAGTCTTCCGCCTCTCCTGTTAGTCGAGTTGCTTTTAGCTATGGGAAGGTCTTAAACGTTTTTGCCCGTATTGTTGCCATTGGAAGAATGATGTACTCCTACAACTCTCTCTTCAAACTCTTCTAGATCTTGGTTTGCTTTCTAGAGCGCGAAAAGAAGCAACTAAAGAGAGTTATGCCCAGGCATAAGCAATCACGCGCTGGGGTTCCTAAGCGCAGCGTAAACAGCCATTCCTGAAGCAACTAAATAGGGTTCCTCGCCAGGTTCGATTTAGCTATGAAAGCCAGAAACTATTCAAAAGAAGCCTTTCTTGAGGCATAGAAATAGGGGTTTGAGCGTGGTATAGGGAAATCATACACAGATCTCCGAAACATTGGTTTTTCGCCCGCGTGTAAACTGCCACCAAAGGGGGATTCCCAGCATGTTCAAAAGGCTTTCCTTCGGAACCTCTCCTCGTATCTAGCTTTCAACTCTATCTTCTATAGCTCTCCCTCTTCGCATACGCTCCTCTCCCCCTCCCCTTGGTCGAGTTGCTTTCGTTCCTGGTCAAGAAACGTAGCGTAAATTGCAATTCCTGAGGCTTATAAGGGGGCTTAACTAGGGCAGGAGTCCCTAGATTCGATGAAAGGTCTTAAACTAAGGCTTTCGCTCCATTCCTTTAGCTTCCCGCGCCGGACTTTCTTTCTCTGGTATTTGTTTCAGGGGGCTTTGGGCCTGGTAGAGTCCGAGATGCTATTCAAGTCCGGTTTGAAGCCGCCCACGCGTGTAACACTAGAGAAGCAACTAAAGAGAGTTCTAGCCCGGTAAAGTCTGGAGTTAGAGTCCTCAACTCCGCGCAAAAGAGGCCACTCTAGTTGCATATAAACACGGGTACTGTATAGTAGGTATAGGGTAGACTATTAGGCCCAGAAAGGTAGCGTAAACAGCTATTTTATAAGCCTAGAAACGGGGCGGGAGGGCTATTCCAGTAAGAAACCCAGGCTTTGAAGCCTTTCCTGAAGCATAGAACCCCGGTTCTAACCTCGGTAGAGTGGTAGCGGGACACAATCCTGTAGCACAACAACGGAGTCAACCGTTCCCTTGAGTTACGACGAAAAGAAGAAGCGAGTCCCCGACATGAACTCTTCTTTTTCTATACAATAATACCAATAATGAAAAGCACGTGATGAGTAAAGTATGAAGTTCGCCCTACCAATCATCAGAATTGGGAATGCTATTGGCTTGGGCTTTAATAGCAAGAAAAGGCTGTTTCAGGCGCCTTAGTCAACTAGAACAAATTAGAGAAAACACTGCCCTCTGACTTACGTCAGTCCTCACTTTCTTTCTTTATTTCAAAAATGGGCTCCGGACCCGGATAACTACTATTGCTTTTGCCATACCTTGTATGAGCTTTACCTCTTGCTAGCAAGTAATCCCAAGCAACTAGCCCTGCCTCGGTTCCACCCCTGTAAGCAAGAAAGCTCTCCCAGAAGACTTCTCTGGTCCAAGATTCTGACGGGAATTCTACTGTATCTTATCTTGTTTTCCAGGGCTTTGTAGAAAAGACATTCTATGGCTAATCTTTAGCGTTATATCGCGATTATGGGACCCCAGAGGTAGAAACACCTATGGTGGCCTCCCAACGGAGCTTTTTCTATGGCCTTTTCCGATGCCTCGTTCTGTAATTGCTAGTTGCTGTAGAAGGTAGTACCGTCTGGCAGCGTGACTTTGATGCACTGCTCATCAGTATTCAGTTTCTTCTTAGCCCTATCGCTAGGCCCTGCTTCATCTCGCTTCATCAGGTTTTCAACTCTCTCGCTATGTCCCCATTCTTTTCTTCGATTCTATGGCCGATCTTGTTTAATCCAAAGCTTGTGCAAGCGATCTCATAGGGTAGCTGTAGCTAGAGAAGAAGATTCCGCATCTCCATCCGAATCGGAAGGAACGGCGAATCAATTACGTCAGTCAAAGAAAGAAGCAAACTGACTGATGAACACCAACCGGTCTACCAGGATCCACCAGGATACCTAACCTAGATAATTCACTCCCTGGATGTAAGTCCGTCAGTAAGTAGTGAAAGAAGAATCCATCCCAGTAGTGGATCAATCGGTAGTTAAATAGTCCAAGGAGCTTTGGGCATTGCCGGTGTAGCTGTCAGCTTATCGTGCTTCGTTCTAGTTATGCAACTGTATATAGAAGCCCAGTCTACCGAAACTTTCTTTCTTCGCATTAATTAAGAAAGAGGAAAAAACAAACGTTTTAGCGCGTCTTTCGAGTAAGATTGCGGAGTTTTTTGCATACTTAATGGTAACAGCAAGCAACCTTTTCTTGATCTTCTTCTGAAGTAGCTAATTTCGTTCCAATGGCTGGGCTGATATCCCACTATAAGGCCTAGGAAGGATCTCTGCCCCATTTGCGCGATCTAGGCTATCGAAGCCTCAAACTGTAGCATGAGCTTCTTCGGATCAAAGCCCGTATTCTTCCACTATCGTATTCTCTTTCGAACTACAATCAGGTATTCAAGATAGAAGAACATGCATTAAAAGCCAATAAAAAGCTTATGCAACGAAATGATCCTTGATCGGTCTCCTCTACATAGCGTTTAGCCCTCCAGTATAAGTTATACCAATAGTCCCTATCGCTCTTGCTGTGACTGCAGAAGTATGATTCTAATCTCATATCCTTACAATACGGAGATACCATGTATCGGGGGCGGGATGTAAAATAAGAACCCCACAACAACTGTTGAACCCTGACGCATTTTATCATGGACCAAAGCTACTTGGGTAGAGACCGCTGGAACATCGTTTTTATGTGAAGGGCTCGGATCCTTTGCATGATTTCATGTGAGGAGCCACCTTTGACGGGCTTTTAATTTGGATAGATCAACGGGCCTTCTTGCATGGATTTGGGCTTGCTTTATTGGTCTTGGATTAAACCTCTGCTCTCCTAATTCAGTCTATAGGCTTTGGTTTAGGTTCAATCTTCTAAGTTTAGCTTAGGTCCATCAATCAATCTCTCATAAAGCCCTAAGCTGAATCTAGATGGGGCCTTGCATTAGGCCAAAAATGACTTGTAACACCCTAAGAGGGTAGTGAGGCTTAGATTCCATAGCATAGAGTTCAACCTGCATTGGGCTTTAGTTAAGCCTACATCCATTTTAGAATAGGATCTTTTATGTAGCCCAACTCATAGAGAGTTTTGTCATTTGGTCTTAACCCATTTCTTCTATTCCTATGATTGTTCAGTGATGGGTTTTTTCCTATTAGGATTAGGTTTCTATCCCGCATGGCGAATTCTTCATAAAAACGGATTCTTCCAACTCCCCTCTTTCCTATTAATCAAATCAAGCAACGCCAGGCCGGTTTAGCATTCGTTAGAAACACACTTATTTAAGATATTAACTACTCGCCTTCTTCCCGAGTAAAGAAAAGGTGCTAAGACACTGTGATCATTCATTCTATTTTTCGGTCGATTTGCCAAACTCATTTTAGAGAGAGATCGCCTTATCAACTAGAGGGCAAGGCTTATTTTAAATAATGAATTCTAAGAAATTCTTAATTCTTAATTGGACGTGCACTTATCTGTGTCACTCACAAGCATCAGGTGCACTCTACTTGTGATTGACAAGAATGGTTTTGTTGTGCCTCTCTACACCATTGAAGAGAATGTAAAGCACTCTCCATGGAGACCAAAGGAAAGGAGACATTAAGATTGCCAAGAGGACCCTCTTGCGAGCTAAAAACTACTCCGATGCAATTGATATGCGAGCAACGATAGATGAAAGAGTTAAAGACATTGCTTTCAAATTCGATTCCCAAGTACCAAAAAAAACTAGTAGCAGGTTTTTCTTCCTATCATCTTTTTGATAATTCAACATCCAGTTCTAGAGAACTGCCTACTCCCACCTCGAACGAGAAAGAGATCTAAGGCTTAAAGCTTATTATTTAGATTCTATATATTATTTGCTTTTCATTATGCACATAAGGGAGGAACCGTATGAGATGAAAATCTCACGTACGGTTCTGTAACGGAAAAGCTTTGGAATCTTCTTTTCGGGCACTAGAACGAAACCCGTTCTTACCACTTTAATAATATGTCTGTAATTACGTGCTACTATCTCCACTATAGAAAGAATAAAAGGAAAGAACTTCATTTTCATTTATACGAAAAAGTCTTTATTATTCTAAAAGCATAAGTAGTAAACATTTTAAACTAGGGTTCCCATACATGCAAACATAAAAAAGAAAACCAAACAAAGATAGTTAGCATAAATAGGAGTCTATCTCCAGTAAGCATCGGAGTAGATCTCTACTAAAAAAAGACAAAGAACCACCATACATGACATGAAAATAAACTACTTTGTGCGTCTACAGACACTTATTTAAACCTTCTAGAGTCGACGGACTCCTCTAGTCTCCCCCGCCGTTGGCACGATTTATCGCAGCTTGCACAATAAGTGCTTGCTGCTCTTGTACCAGCGCCCTCCTCCGGTCTTCCAGACCGCGAATGCGGTCCCTTATTTGTTGCATAGCGTCTGCTATCATCTCAGGATCGATAGCAGGCAGATGCTCCCAGAAAAGTGCTAGCCTGTGCTCCCAGTAGAGCTTTGCTGCCTCCACTTGTGCGATTTCATTTGAAATAATAGAAAGTCTGTCAATTCCTCCATTGGGATCCATGGCTACTTACTTTCTTCTACTAAGTGCCCTTTGCTTTGTGCCTAATAGAGACTGAAAGAAGCTTCTATTTATAGGCGTTGGAGGCCCTTAACTCTTTCCACCAACTAAAATTATATCAATAGTTGAAGTTTTGTTTTTCGCGGGTATCGCCACGCGTCTTAACCCCGTCCCCGGCCCTAAATCGTGGTATCGCCACGCGTCTTAACCCCGTCCCCGGCCCTAAAGAAAAGTAAAGAAAAGGGCGCAATAATCGAGCGTAATAGGACAATAATCGAGCGGAATAGGCCAATAATCGAGCGAAGCGTCAGATAGTACTCCCCTTTCTCTAATAATAAGGCACCAAGGCCCCTTTCATAAGAGATAGAACAATCCCTCACTCGACACCTCAAAGCTGACCAGTACAAAAACACTGTGATCCGTCCTCGTTTACGTACCCCCACTTGCTTCTAGTTGTCTTTTACTGGCTTATTTCCAGCTACATGATGGGATAAAAGAAGAGACCAGTATAGAAATGGGTAAAAAGAGTAGTGAGATGAAAGATAAGGATGCTGTAAGATGTTTAATGTATGACAAGTTCATGAATATATTCCTAAATAAAGTGGAGATGCATATGAAATCTAAAAAATGGAAAACTAAGGCTCATAATAAGAATTTTTTTAAAAATGTTAAAAGATGGTTATTATGATTGTAAAACGGATAAAGATTTCATTTCTATGAATTACAGATTCAAATCGAAAGTTATACAAGGGAGTTTGAAGGAAAAGAGACTAAGGCTTTTGAGAAATATCCAGCAATGGTTAGATACTTAATCCAAGTAAGATTACAGCAAAAGATTATCTAAAGCAGAAGAAAATGGGTCTAACTGATAAGGCTTTAAGTATTCTAAATGTGTTAGGTCAATATACACTGGAAGCTATAATAGTTCATGTACTTGGGGCCTTGTTTAATAAATTAGATCGGCGGAAATTACCATACGTGAAAGCTGCTACTTTTTTCGACCATCTTGAGCGCTTTGGACGAGTTCAAGCTATACTAAAAGGGTTAAAGAAGGAAGATGCCTACCCATCATCAAAGCAAGCCCATGCAAGAATGACCTCATTGTCATGGAAGCCCTTTCCTTTCCTCACTCCTCCATATAGTCTATGATAACGTTTTTTCTGACCAACCCTCATGGCTTTAGGAATGGGCCCCTAAGGCTAGCTCCTATGATATATTTTTTCCAGGATTTTGAATCCAAAGCCCAAATCCATTCTATGGCTAATATTTAGCGTTATATCGCAAGAATAGGACTCCATAGGTTAAAGCACGTCCTTGTACAATGCTTAAGGCTCTCGGCTGAGTAGCAGGAGCAACTTTTAATTTATTATGAGCCCAAACGATGGATTCAATAAGTTCTTGCCAATAACCACGTCCACTGAATAGAAACATTAAACTAAAGGCCCATACAAAATGGGCACCTAGGAAGAAAAGCCCATATGCAGATAATGAAGAACCATAAGATTTAATTACTTGGGATGCCTGTGCCCATAAGAAATCGCGGAGCCACCCATTAATAGTAATGGAACTCTGCGCAAAGTTTCCTCCCGTGATATGAGTTACTACCCCTTGATCACTTCTACTTTTTATGAAGTGTGGGGCAAATGGCGCCCTCTACTTCTACTTCTAACTAAAGGCGAAGAACCGGCATTGCAAGCAAATAGAGAGCCCCCGCCCGTTTGAGCCATTGCGAGCCGGAAAGCGTACCGGCAGTTTGAGTCGCGAAAGGGCTAATAGAACTTAATTCTATTCTATTTTTATCATTTTATATATAATAATATAGAATAATAATATTCTAGAAACAATAATAAAAAAAAAACTTTTTTTTTTATCCAATTGTTCATTCCTGGGAAGAGGAAGAAGCAGATAGAGCAAAGGCCTCCTCTTTCCGTCCGCTCTTCCCGAAGCGAGCGAATTGCATGTAGAGATCCGTAGGGGCTTATAGTTTAATTGGTTGAAACGTACCGCTCATAACGGTTATATTGTAGGTTCGAGCCCTACTAAGCCTACCACCCCCTTCTCTTCACCTGATACAAGGCAGTCGAAGTCCCCGCCGCCCTGCAGATCTCAATCTAGCGACGGGCACCTGGAACCACACTGCTGCCGCTGCCCTTCGGGCACGCCTCCTACGCTTATCACTCACCTACGCTTTTGCAGCATGCCCCCTTCGGGATAAAAAAATACGGCTTTCTAAACGCGAAGCAGCGGAGCGATAGCGAATCCCGAACTTGCCCACGCTCATCCAAACCGACCTCAAAAAGCGATCGGAAAGCGAAGCCCTTCCTTCCAATCCAAGCCGGCAAAGCCGCCCCTATATCTAACCACCGCTCACCCCGATCACATATTGGCGCGTTCATGATGCATCATGATCAAAAGGCCGTAAAGAAGACAAGACCTATGCATCAGTGTACTGTCATGATCACATATTTTATCTATTTTATTGACGACTTGGGGGCGAAGCCGCCTATTTATTAGTTATTAGGGCAAAGGGCGCTCCCTCCTCCTAACTCCTTCCACTTCTCCCAGGGACAGGGACTACGGCTTGACCTTCGGGGAAGAAGCCCGCGGGACCCCTCCTTCTAGGGCGCCTAGATATTGAAAGGTTATCCCTTTGCAACGCTGGAAGCCAAGCAAAGTCACGAAGCTGGCTGACTACGCTCGAGCAGAGCTCAGGCCCGGGGGTGGTGGCTGAACTCGCCGCAGAGTTCAGGAGCGAGAAAGACTATCTTGATGAATGCAATAAGAACCGGCTGCTCGCCGCAGCAGAGTGCTTTGCCCATGCTGCTATCCGCCGCCGAAGCGCGTCTAAAGGAAAGGCCAAAGAGCGATCTTTGAACGCTACTACGCATCCTTACTCATAGTATACACTCGTTCGCTGACTCCTTGCTTTATTAGCAACTCCAGGTCCATCCAGCAGTTGTTGACCTAATAGATTATGCAGTTGGTTATTATGATTCTGCTGCCTGCATTATCTGACTTTAATCACCAGAGCTTCAGATTTTTCATCCTGCATGAACAAATGTATCAATAGACGACAACAATGTGCGTCTGTCTGTATGTGTTAATTTAGTAGCCCGTGTTATGTAACTAGGGTCTGATAATTAAGTTATTGCATATATACGAACTTACTCCCCAAGAACTTAAACTATAAAAGATATACCGATAAGTGATTCAAGATAAGTTTCAGTTCTATCAATAACATGAGTGCGTAAAACCAAAGTATGGTCTGTTGGGAAAGCCAAACAAGAGTTCTGGAGTACAGCTTATGTTCTCTCTCCTAGGACAGTGGAAGACTCGTAAAAGCTTAGACTTCTTTGAATCGAGTTGAACCTTGCCTTGAGAACTCTGGACAAGTGAACCTTTCTCTATGTCAGAAATTCATTTGATAAAGCAAATAGAAAAGATGTTAATTGTTTCTTTTGTCTATGGTGTTGGACGGTGAGTCCCTATTGACTAGTATGTGAATTGTTAAGTAGTGACTGGTAATTGTGGGCTTGGTTGCAAGTAATTATCAATGTGTCGTTTCATTGTCAGTCAAGAGCTTGTCTGGAAGTGAGATAACAAGTTTTATCGTCCAAGGTATTGCCTAGATGCCAGGTGTTTACCTATATTGTTAGATGAACATTTAACTAAATCCATAAGCATCATGCACTAAATCTACCATCAACTGGCCTCGTCTTGACCTGTACAATAAGGTTAACATGATACTTTACGTATCGTGGTGATCATTAGCTATATTATGTGATAAAACTGTAGTTAGTAGGATACGAAATATAGATAAAAAGTATACCTCTCCTCATTATCATGCATGGAGACTTGGCTACTGCCTCCGGTGGTTCGGTACATAGGGAAGGGCACTTTGCCATTCTCAATTCTTTTAACATCCTCCACAAGGATTTCATAATGCCTCTTCACTTCATCCGCTGTCTTGTCGCCAACAGCCTTGGCGACATTCTGCCAACGATCAGGTGTGTCCTTATCATACACAGCCAGAGCCCTTTCAAAGGCTTTATTCTTGCTGTCCAAGAGCCAGTGCCACGTGAAGACATAGCTACCATGCAAATGAAGAATGAAGTGAAAATTTTAAGTCCAAGTAGAATGTTTGGAAGGAAAAAAGAAGAGAACTCTTTGAGTTTGAAGAGTTGATATCTGCAAAGAAGTGACAATTCTTGTTCTTATATAAGCTCCTGGAGTAGAGGATGTGAGATGGGGTGGAGAAGCCGGAGCCCTTATGAAAACGAAGCGGGCAGGGGAAGAGAGCGGAATAACATTTGAGGAAGCTTCAAGGTAATCCCCAGAGTTGGTAATCTCAACCTCAACAACTTGAATTAGTGAGTGTTCTAAAGGCGTGAGCGAGACAATTGAAATCCCATTTCTTGGATTATCGTACAAGTATTGTCCAACATAAGGATAATTATGGACCACCGGAATTCCCCACGGTTCGCGACAGGAAGAAAAAGCGGGGTTTTACTCTCTGCCAGGCCCCGCCTTGTCCATCTTCATTGCTGTGTCTGGGATTGTGGAACCTGCTGAGACATTTCTAGTTGGAAATGAAGACGGTGAAGGTGAAAGGGGCAATGATGCTGTAGTAGATGTAGATGGTGACGGTGAAGACAAAGGTGATGATGGTGAAGGTCGGTTATTGTCGCATGTTGATCTCAGGATGTTCAGAAAGTCGCTGTCCAAGGTTAAGTCCGGCATACCAGTCCCCCTAAGTTGTTAAGCCTAAGCCGGCTGTGTAAGAATTTACAGTGAATTGTCGTCCCCACTCCCACCCAAGAACAAGAACGGTTCGACGACCACCTATCCATAAGCGCTCGCCGTTCATATAGAGAGAGGAAAGAGTTTTTGGCTATCCAACAGCCGAGTAGGGCCGGAAAGACTACTTTCAGTTAATCTATCTCTGTCAGTCTTTGCAGACTTCCTTACTTCTTATCCTCTACTAATAACTAATATAAGACAGGAAGAACAGCTATCTCGGCACGCATGCTTTGCTCGGCACGGCTCCGGTCAAAGATTCATGTTCGCGAAACAAGACCCATCGGCCGGCCT
This window contains:
- the orf209a gene encoding hypothetical protein produces the protein MQTVKFGKKSVSIYYKDPKLMKLDDYASFKLFAKENPGADLEEARKAFEEFSKARALEKAKDQTSAVDSKKKEATNLPSKPVLKGISIKEPIHSTQSNRPITRSRTAETLDKGKGKVVVEKEVPKKTLVTIADSTKAEFLFEDNEQEATQLTRKRKATADPIPDAQVQEKASEFIPKPLQAGVTGFVSGVTSQAKAVYTHLLALLCTIR
- the orf113a gene encoding hypothetical protein is translated as MHGDLATASGGSVHREGHFAILNSFNILHKDFIMPLHFIRCLVANSLGDILPTIRCVLIIHSQSPFKGFILAVQEPVPREDIATMQMKNEVKILSPSRMFGRKKEENSLSLKS
- the orf146a gene encoding hypothetical protein, which gives rise to MQPWSDKVDEPVHLSSDDEALLEQQKKTAKVLEFDWYSTNEEALNSANQQATEAARAEADLIANDPLHGLSTQEPPVQSSGARQEEAGQSTQEPSTQRDEAALVVHVAQEPFGQSPNEDNFNSDVLDVQPLAAIPFDASVSDYEAT